A single Anopheles arabiensis isolate DONGOLA chromosome 2, AaraD3, whole genome shotgun sequence DNA region contains:
- the LOC120896781 gene encoding probable oligoribonuclease, which translates to MPVLLSSLLKFSKNSRVTSCYKLWHTLSAVSKANRSTMSETSVQNLVWIDLEMTGLDVEKDRILEIACIVTDSKLNIIAKGPNIIINEPDAVLAGMNSWCKDHHSKSGLIEAVKKSTYSVDQAERDVLDFVKKYCPERKCPMAGNSIYMDRLFIMKYMPTLNEYLHYRVIDVSTVKELCKRWNQNVYNSSPPKKLAHRALDDIEESINEMKYYKSMFFNSVETKIDRD; encoded by the coding sequence ATGCCGGTGTTGCTTAGCAGTTTGCTTAAGTTTAGTAAAAATAGTCGAGTAACAAGTTGTTACAAATTGTGGCATACGTTGTCCGCTGTATCCAAAGCAAATAGGAGCACCATGTCCGAAACTTCAGTTCAAAATTTAGTGTGGATAGACTTGGAAATGACGGGGCTGGATGTGGAAAAGGATCGAATTTTAGAGATCGCTTGCATTGTAACCGACAgcaaattaaacattattgCAAAAGGACCAAACATAATCATAAATGAGCCTGATGCTGTTCTGGCAGGAATGAACAGCTGGTGCAAGGATCATCATTCAAAATCGGGATTGATAGAAGCTGTGAAGAAATCTACCTACAGTGTAGACCAGGCGGAGAGGGATGTATtggattttgttaaaaaatacTGTCCTGAGCGAAAGTGCCCGATGGCAGGAAATAGCATTTATATGGACCGCCTGTTCATTATGAAATATATGCCGACATTGAATGAATATCTTCATTATCGTGTGATAGATGTAAGCACGGTGAAGGAATTATGCAAACGATGGAATCAAAACGTCTATAACTCTTCGCCACCGAAAAAGCTTGCCCATCGTGCTTTGGATGACATCGAAGAAAGCATTAACGAGATGAAATATTACAAGAGCATGTTTTTCAACTCAGTTGAAACTAAAATTGATCGCGACTAG
- the LOC120903740 gene encoding uncharacterized protein LOC120903740 isoform X1, whose protein sequence is MPIVKKKTILNDLHNAFETNLRRKSSKTIPIQLVGDENKDNNSLHDPLETIDEKNQQTEAAAIESVASVKPVSKQNESTEKHQNKVAEFQLHIASYISKIVSLRVAKLAANDEKITQLGMSFFDDCIGAIDITKLVQLIDKARTNLSNERKRLFVVMKRLKRNDMQNYQLDKQMQDVSLEQYYELKAEVNRIGEKLEETHKRMNNSRQQFENDVARATHVREKLFNSQNLILSVMQDVSGVKGDFSIYKQTLCDRLELKKQLRRKNESLKQRVHLFKLMPWYGQTKKQLELTKSFVKKFE, encoded by the exons ATGCCCAttgtgaaaaagaaaaccatacTGAATGACTTACATAATGCATTCGAAACCAACCTAAGGAGGAAATCTAGCAAAACGATTCCTATTCAACTTGTTGGTGATGAAAACA AAGATAACAATTCCCTTCATGATCCGCTAGAAACTATagatgaaaaaaatcaacaaacggAAGCTGCTGCTATTGAATCTGTAGCGTCGGTAAAACCcgtttcaaaacaaaatgaaagtaCAGAGAAACATCAGAACAAAGTTGCTGAATTTCAATTGCACATCGCATCGTACATCTCCAAAATCGTGTCCTTGCGTGTAGCTAAACTCGCTGCTAACGACGAGAAGATTACTCAACTAGGAATGTCCTTTTTTGACGATTGCATTGGTGCTATAGATATTACCAAACTTGTGCAGCTAATCGATAAGGCTCGAACAAATTTATCAAATGAGCGAAAGCGGCTTTTCGTAGTCATGAAGCGATTAAAACGAAATGATATGCAAAACTATCAGCTCGACAAACAAATGCAGGATGTTAGCCTGGAGCAGTACTACGAGCTGAAAGCGGAAGTTAACCGCATCGGAGAAAAACTCGAGGAGACACACAAACGGATGAACAATTCGCGGCAACAGTTTGAAAACGATGTTGCACGTGCCACTCACGTGCGAGAAAAGTTGTTTAACTCACAAAACCTAATACTGTCTGTAATGCAGGACGTTTCTGGAGTAAAAGGTGACTTCTCTATCTACAAACAAACGCTGTGCGATAGACTGGAGCTTAAAAAGCAGCTACGCAGGAAAAATGAATCCCTGAAACAACGTGTCCATTTATTCAAGCTTATGCCTTGGTACggacaaacaaagaaacag CTAGAGCTCACCAAATCTTTTGTGaaaaaatttgaataa
- the LOC120903740 gene encoding uncharacterized protein LOC120903740 isoform X2 yields MPIVKKKTILNDLHNAFETNLRRKSSKTIPIQLVEDNNSLHDPLETIDEKNQQTEAAAIESVASVKPVSKQNESTEKHQNKVAEFQLHIASYISKIVSLRVAKLAANDEKITQLGMSFFDDCIGAIDITKLVQLIDKARTNLSNERKRLFVVMKRLKRNDMQNYQLDKQMQDVSLEQYYELKAEVNRIGEKLEETHKRMNNSRQQFENDVARATHVREKLFNSQNLILSVMQDVSGVKGDFSIYKQTLCDRLELKKQLRRKNESLKQRVHLFKLMPWYGQTKKQLELTKSFVKKFE; encoded by the exons ATGCCCAttgtgaaaaagaaaaccatacTGAATGACTTACATAATGCATTCGAAACCAACCTAAGGAGGAAATCTAGCAAAACGATTCCTATTCAACTTGTTG AAGATAACAATTCCCTTCATGATCCGCTAGAAACTATagatgaaaaaaatcaacaaacggAAGCTGCTGCTATTGAATCTGTAGCGTCGGTAAAACCcgtttcaaaacaaaatgaaagtaCAGAGAAACATCAGAACAAAGTTGCTGAATTTCAATTGCACATCGCATCGTACATCTCCAAAATCGTGTCCTTGCGTGTAGCTAAACTCGCTGCTAACGACGAGAAGATTACTCAACTAGGAATGTCCTTTTTTGACGATTGCATTGGTGCTATAGATATTACCAAACTTGTGCAGCTAATCGATAAGGCTCGAACAAATTTATCAAATGAGCGAAAGCGGCTTTTCGTAGTCATGAAGCGATTAAAACGAAATGATATGCAAAACTATCAGCTCGACAAACAAATGCAGGATGTTAGCCTGGAGCAGTACTACGAGCTGAAAGCGGAAGTTAACCGCATCGGAGAAAAACTCGAGGAGACACACAAACGGATGAACAATTCGCGGCAACAGTTTGAAAACGATGTTGCACGTGCCACTCACGTGCGAGAAAAGTTGTTTAACTCACAAAACCTAATACTGTCTGTAATGCAGGACGTTTCTGGAGTAAAAGGTGACTTCTCTATCTACAAACAAACGCTGTGCGATAGACTGGAGCTTAAAAAGCAGCTACGCAGGAAAAATGAATCCCTGAAACAACGTGTCCATTTATTCAAGCTTATGCCTTGGTACggacaaacaaagaaacag CTAGAGCTCACCAAATCTTTTGTGaaaaaatttgaataa
- the LOC120896780 gene encoding uncharacterized protein LOC120896780, producing MWSLVVLSFCFVQSVLSQCTVNVKTDLTFPEPVFLKNDNLWIPKNGQLTWAFGESSVIACPKNNVVNILQETALLTCVGASTFLLNGLPINASGIVCAKVVTGDLQLTSDQCENGGTIRNIGFDIAGIGFVKHFSVCYNSQTASAIYTKHIIHGDSIADSIVESYRPSFKVTGVPSSVMVDTSYTIKAQQTRLADLLGSSTQAAKYVNSTNYLARGHLTPDADGIFRTWQWDTYFYVNVAPQWQKVNGGNWLTVEKIARNIADRLQRDLLVYTGTFDVLTLPHTNGTQVSITLSANGITVPKWTWKIIKSPSSNAAIAFVTSNDPYRTSIASSELLCPDVCALYGWSNAALQTFSKGFTYCCTTDSLRGNVNSVPLDATAINVLSA from the exons ATGTGGTCACTGGTtgttctttcgttttgtttcgtgcAAAGCGTCCTAAGCC AATGTACAGTTAATGTAAAAACTGATCTCACCTTTCCGGAGCCTGTGTTTCTGAAGAATGATAATCTTTGGATACCAAAGAACGGGCAACTTACCTGGGCGTTTGGCGAGTCAAGTGTTATTGCATGTCCCAAAAATAACGTAGTCAACA TACTACAAGAAACGGCACTTCTCACATGTGTTGGTGCAAGCACATTCCTATTAAACGGTCTTCCGATCAATGCATCCGGAATAGTTTGCGCCAAGGTTGTTACTGGAGATCTTCAGTTGACAAGTGATCAATGTGAAAACGGTGGTACGATTCGCAATATTGGATTCGATATTGCCGGAATTGGATTCGTGAAACACTTTTCTGTGTGTTACAATTCCCAGACAGCGTCCGCTATCTACACAAAGCATATCATCCATGGAGATTCTATTGCAG ATAGTATAGTGGAGTCTTACCGCCCATCTTTCAAAGTAACTGGAGTTCCCAGTTCTGTTATGGTGGACACTTCTTATACCATCAAGGCGCAGCAAACACGATTAGCCGATCTACTCGGATCGTCCACCCAGGCTGCAAAGTATGTGAACTCCACCAATTACCTAGCTAGGGGACATTTGACACCGGATGCAGATGGTATTTTCCGTACCTGGCAGTGGGATACGTACTTTTACGTCAACGTTGCCCCTCAGTGGCAAAAGGTCAACGGTGGCAACTGGTTGACTGTAGAAAAGATCGCTCGCAACATTGCTGATCGTCTTCAACGCGACCTGTTGGTGTATACTGGAACGTTCGATGTCTTAACACTGCCCCATACAAACGGTACACAAGTTTCCATCACACTTAGTGCAAACGGAATAACGGTGCCAAAATGGACATGGAAAATTATCAAGTCACCAAGCAGCAATGCAGCTATCGCTTTTGTCACCAGTAACGATCCGTACCGAACATCTATTGCGTCCAGCGAACTCTTATGTCCTGATGTTTGCGCCCTTTATGGTTGGTCTAATGCTGCGCTCCAAACATTTTCCAAAGGATTCACTTACTGTTGTACCACCGATAGTTTAAGAGGTAATGTAAACAGTGTTCCCCTCGATGCGACCGCTATCAATGTGTTGTCCGCTTGA
- the LOC120903694 gene encoding proteasomal ubiquitin receptor ADRM1 homolog: protein MSGPIFGSSSALGGSSGGNRHLVEFRAGRMNMVNKMVHPDNRKGLVYVYQAEDGLIHFCWKDRTSGTVEDDLILFPDDCEFKKIDYVKNGRVYVLKFKSSSRRLFFWMQEPKTDRDDEWCRRINEVINNPPSGNSIGSGGRNGGNDNGDLQYMLNNMSQQQIMQLFGGVGQMGGLSSLLGSMTRSNSGNSSSRTSAATPSNRSSSSLATSNNGNGGSTTTPSAAVNAPSTPRAPKKTSGTTKTNSASGASAGSPISTPVGRNAGSAGTADGGTRILLSDLQNYLSGISATGVDGSGQRRNIDLASAVNSQTLASIISDQEKVDALVAHLPQLEGDENKKEQLKETISSPQFQQALSMFSNALQSGQLGPVVSQFQLNADAVAAANAGDLEQFVKALENSEKSPASEASGATNKQSAGSSTSTDQPKPSEVAKEENGHGKTQNKDQDDEMAG from the exons ATGAGTGGACCTATATTTGGTAGCAGCAGCGCGCTGGGTGGAAGTTCCGGTGGGAATCGACATCTGGTCGAATTTCGTGCCGGGCGCATGAACATGGTAAACAAGATGGTCCATCCGGACAACCGAAAGGGGCTGGTGTACGTGTATCAAGCGGAAGATGGATTAATACACTTTTGCTGGAAGGATCGTACCTCCGGAACGGTCGAGGATGATCTCATTTTGTTCCCGGACGATTGCGAGTTTAAGAAGATCGATTACGTAAAGAATGGCAGAGTGTATGTGTTGAAGTTCAAGTCTTCCAGCCGAAGATTATTCTTCTGGATGCAGGAACCGAAGACGGATCGTGATGATGAGTGGTGCCGTCGCATTAATGAAGTGATCAACAATCCACCGTCTGGGAATAGCATCGGTTCCGGTGGCAGAAACGGTGGCAATGATAATGGTGACTTGCAGTACATGTTGAACAATATGTCGCAACAGCAAATCATGCAATTATTCGGCGGTGTTGGGCAGATGGGCGGATTGAGCAGCCTGCTCGGGTCTATGAC CCGCTCCAATTCTGGAAATTCTAGCAGCCGAACCAGCGCAGCTACCCCGTCGAATCGAAGCAGTAGCAGCTTGGCGACCAGCAATAATGGCAACGGTGGCAGCACTACCACTCCAAGCGCCGCAGTCAATGCACCATCTACGCCCCGTGCACCGAAGAAAACGAGTGGAACCACTAAAACTAACTCCGCGTCCGGAGCTTCCGCTGGTTCGCCGATAAGCACACCTGTCGGGCGAAATGCTGGCAGCGCGGGCACTGCTGACGGAGGTACAAGAATATTACTGTCCGATTTGCAAAACTATCTTTCTGGCATTAGCGCAACCGGTGTGGATGGATCCGGACAGAGGCGCAATATCGATCTAGCATCTGCCGTCAATTCACAAACGTTGGCTTCGATTATTTCCGACCAAGAGAAAGTGGATGCGCTAGTTGCACACCTACCTCAGCTGGAAGGTGATgagaacaaaaaagagcagctgaaggaaacCATCTCGTCTCCCCAATTTCAGCAAGCACTGTCGATGTTCTCTAACGCACTGCAGTCTGGTCAGCTTGGCCCAGTAGTTTCCCAGTTTCAACTCAACGCCGACGCTGTCGCTGCGGCGAATGCAGGGGACCTGGAACAATTCGTGAAGGCGTTGGAAAATAGCGAAAAATCACCGGCTTCAGAAGCTTCAGGCGCAACAAACAAGCAGTCTGCTGGTTCTTCTACCAGCACTGACCAGCCAAAGCCATCCGAAGTGGCCAAGGAGGAGAACGGCCAcggcaaaacacaaaataaagaCCAGGATGATGAGATGGCCGGATAG